One window of Leptospira yasudae genomic DNA carries:
- a CDS encoding non-heme iron oxygenase ferredoxin subunit, giving the protein MSFRKVANRSEIENGKVKVVETRYNRIGITSLDGNLYAFEDVCTHDGEAISEGELCGDVITCPRHEAQFSVKTGKALCMPAVEDLPVYPVRIVGDSVEVDLED; this is encoded by the coding sequence ATGAGCTTTCGCAAGGTCGCAAATCGTTCCGAAATCGAAAACGGGAAAGTCAAAGTAGTGGAGACCCGATATAATAGAATCGGGATCACGAGTTTGGACGGAAACCTATATGCATTCGAAGACGTCTGTACACACGACGGAGAGGCGATCTCCGAAGGCGAACTGTGTGGAGACGTAATCACATGCCCGAGACACGAGGCTCAATTTTCCGTAAAAACGGGAAAGGCGCTTTGTATGCCCGCGGTCGAGGATCTTCCCGTGTATCCGGTGAGAATCGTGGGTGACTCCGTCGAGGTGGACTTGGAGGATTGA
- the sufD gene encoding Fe-S cluster assembly protein SufD — translation MTGSLQNLETKNQVSLETQFSNLLSRSGEPQALKDFRKKVFAKFQTLKIPRSENESWRKIPLSNFHPEEFTEAPDAADAVTWKLPESVKLQKAESLSGKELEFFLESLETIFQKQNEEWFTLLSLSSFTHGIYLEVESDRVLKEEIEVKFRLEKENRILPLVVAKIGNHSKAFLAERYECPEEQDFKFFQGLTVIHAGAGTKLSYVGIESFGSSVFHFQNLFSDQKEDSDVKIAKVTPGGYKGKNLLNVQLSGKGARARVIGLAPMSAREFQDSEVKIVHKESHTESSILYRGAFKDKAHHIFTGNLHIPNSCKDVNAIQINNNLLLNRSARAESIPKLEVYAENVKCEHGATVGEIDEEQLFYLASRGIDEDEARRMIVDGFLGQVIGEIESDSIQQELFELIVRKVEGSA, via the coding sequence ATGACTGGATCCTTGCAGAATCTGGAGACTAAAAACCAAGTGTCTTTGGAAACTCAATTTTCAAACCTGCTTTCCCGCAGCGGGGAACCCCAGGCACTAAAGGATTTTCGCAAGAAGGTATTCGCAAAGTTTCAAACCTTAAAAATTCCGAGATCCGAAAACGAGTCTTGGAGAAAAATCCCCTTATCCAATTTTCATCCGGAAGAATTCACCGAAGCTCCGGACGCGGCAGACGCGGTTACGTGGAAACTTCCCGAATCCGTAAAACTGCAAAAGGCAGAATCCCTTTCCGGAAAAGAACTCGAATTCTTTCTCGAAAGTCTGGAAACTATATTCCAAAAACAGAATGAAGAATGGTTTACATTGTTGAGCCTTTCCTCCTTTACGCACGGGATCTATCTCGAAGTCGAATCCGATCGAGTTCTCAAAGAAGAAATCGAAGTGAAGTTTCGTCTGGAAAAAGAGAATCGAATTCTTCCGTTGGTCGTTGCAAAGATCGGCAACCACAGCAAAGCGTTTCTGGCGGAACGATACGAATGTCCCGAAGAGCAAGACTTTAAATTCTTCCAAGGTTTAACCGTGATTCATGCGGGCGCGGGAACAAAACTTTCCTACGTGGGAATCGAGTCCTTCGGCTCGAGCGTATTCCATTTTCAGAATCTATTCTCCGATCAAAAAGAGGATTCGGACGTAAAGATCGCAAAGGTAACTCCCGGCGGTTACAAGGGAAAAAATCTTCTCAACGTGCAGCTTTCCGGCAAAGGCGCGAGAGCCAGAGTGATCGGATTGGCTCCGATGTCCGCAAGAGAATTCCAAGATTCCGAAGTGAAAATCGTTCACAAGGAAAGTCATACCGAAAGTTCGATCCTTTACAGAGGCGCGTTCAAGGACAAGGCGCATCATATCTTTACCGGAAATCTTCATATCCCGAATTCCTGCAAAGACGTAAACGCGATTCAAATCAACAACAACCTTCTGCTCAACCGATCCGCGAGAGCCGAGTCCATTCCGAAACTCGAAGTCTATGCGGAGAACGTAAAGTGCGAACACGGGGCCACCGTCGGAGAGATCGACGAAGAACAGTTGTTTTATCTCGCTTCCCGCGGAATCGACGAAGACGAGGCGAGAAGAATGATCGTGGACGGATTTTTGGGCCAAGTGATTGGGGAAATTGAATCGGATTCTATACAACAAGAGCTTTTCGAGCTGATCGTCCGTAAGGTGGAAGGTTCCGCATGA
- the sufC gene encoding Fe-S cluster assembly ATPase SufC — translation MTEILKIQDLRAGIQVGDSGEIKEIVKGVNLTILPGEVHAIMGPNGSGKSTLSNVIMGHPKYQVLSGDILFEGKSILDLPTDERARLGIFLCFQYPTSIPGVTIGNFLKTIVKSVRGKELPVKEFRKELKESMAALDMPESFISRYVNDGFSGGEKKRNEILQMSLLKPKLSVLDETDSGLDIDALRIVSEGINRNKTPERSILLITHYQRMLNYITPDFVHVFAKGRILKTGTKELALELEEKGYDWILAESGD, via the coding sequence GTGACCGAGATTCTAAAAATCCAGGACCTGCGAGCGGGAATCCAAGTCGGAGATTCCGGAGAAATCAAGGAGATCGTAAAAGGCGTAAATCTTACGATTCTTCCCGGAGAAGTTCACGCCATCATGGGCCCGAACGGTTCCGGAAAAAGCACTTTATCCAACGTCATCATGGGACACCCGAAATACCAAGTATTGTCGGGAGATATTTTATTCGAAGGAAAATCCATCCTCGATCTTCCGACCGACGAACGCGCGCGCCTCGGAATTTTTCTCTGCTTTCAATATCCGACGAGCATTCCCGGAGTTACGATCGGAAACTTTTTAAAGACAATCGTAAAATCCGTAAGAGGAAAAGAACTACCCGTCAAGGAATTCAGAAAAGAACTCAAAGAATCCATGGCTGCCCTCGACATGCCCGAGTCGTTTATCTCGCGTTATGTGAACGACGGATTTTCCGGCGGAGAAAAAAAGAGAAACGAAATTCTCCAGATGAGTTTGCTGAAACCGAAGTTGTCCGTGTTGGACGAAACGGATTCGGGACTCGACATCGACGCGCTCCGCATCGTAAGCGAAGGAATCAATCGGAACAAAACTCCGGAGAGATCGATTCTGCTCATCACGCACTATCAAAGAATGCTAAACTACATCACGCCCGATTTCGTTCACGTATTCGCAAAGGGAAGAATTCTCAAAACCGGAACGAAAGAACTCGCGTTGGAACTGGAAGAAAAAGGATATGACTGGATCCTTGCAGAATCTGGAGACTAA
- a CDS encoding EAL domain-containing protein produces MLYSQDTSNLLSYGENYYQPHYQPILEVTNCNIIGYEVLGRFYSPEKNEYRSLGYQFHNPELDTIRLIQIDRLIREKAIRHLKDTGLRTKLFLNMMPNFLSMIHTGDVLDLKRLHVLNLIEKYDISPSEVVLEITEDKFDGSIEKLLSIVNVFKDYGFKIAVDDLGVGFSNLERIGYIHPDIMKVDIKIMRESLNRRSFKNVLSAIADMSQKLGSDLLFEGIETEEELHLALSMGANLLQGFYFSRPQVEFQDKKQFNRTLRDTLEKFSGLRFMELLEEFQKGQAVIDALGEKLEALRHNGKEDLPLVLHLMLSELPSEILSVFACDIFGYQITPTYFRSHPGDEWDSDLTEIGNNYAWRPFFIRHKAKVVQSGAKWTVTEPVYDMDLHKQVVIFTYTLRDNYILVIKMDWERV; encoded by the coding sequence ATGTTGTACAGCCAGGATACAAGCAATCTTCTCTCGTATGGGGAGAATTATTATCAACCTCATTACCAACCGATCCTGGAAGTTACGAACTGCAACATCATCGGCTACGAGGTTCTCGGAAGATTTTATTCTCCTGAAAAGAACGAATATCGTTCCCTCGGTTATCAATTCCACAATCCCGAACTCGATACGATTCGATTGATTCAGATCGATCGGCTGATCCGCGAAAAGGCGATTCGCCATCTCAAAGATACGGGACTCAGAACGAAGTTGTTCCTCAATATGATGCCGAACTTCCTCTCGATGATTCATACGGGAGACGTTCTGGATCTGAAGAGGCTTCACGTTCTCAATCTGATCGAAAAATACGATATATCCCCTTCCGAAGTCGTGTTGGAAATCACGGAAGACAAGTTCGACGGAAGCATCGAAAAACTTCTCTCGATCGTAAACGTGTTCAAGGACTACGGGTTCAAGATTGCGGTCGACGATCTCGGAGTCGGCTTCTCCAACTTGGAAAGAATCGGTTATATTCATCCTGATATCATGAAAGTCGATATCAAGATCATGCGTGAAAGCTTGAACAGGAGATCGTTCAAGAACGTTCTAAGCGCGATCGCGGACATGTCGCAAAAACTCGGATCGGATCTTCTCTTTGAAGGAATCGAAACCGAGGAAGAATTGCATCTCGCTCTTTCGATGGGAGCGAACCTTCTCCAAGGATTTTATTTTTCAAGACCTCAGGTGGAGTTTCAGGATAAGAAGCAGTTCAACCGAACTCTTCGCGACACGCTGGAGAAGTTTTCCGGCCTTCGGTTTATGGAACTTTTGGAAGAGTTTCAAAAAGGCCAAGCGGTCATCGACGCCCTTGGTGAAAAACTCGAAGCCCTTCGTCACAACGGTAAAGAGGATCTGCCTCTCGTTCTCCATTTAATGTTGTCCGAGTTGCCGTCGGAAATTTTGTCCGTGTTTGCCTGCGATATCTTCGGTTATCAGATCACTCCAACGTATTTCCGTTCGCATCCGGGTGACGAATGGGATTCCGATCTGACCGAGATCGGGAACAATTACGCTTGGAGACCGTTCTTTATCCGACACAAGGCTAAGGTGGTTCAAAGCGGGGCTAAATGGACCGTGACCGAACCGGTTTACGACATGGATCTTCACAAACAAGTCGTAATCTTTACCTACACCCTTCGCGATAATTATATTCTCGTGATCAAGATGGACTGGGAACGGGTATAA
- a CDS encoding cyclic nucleotide-binding domain-containing protein: protein MSLIYTENKTRILWDIIIFFCILFAAVESPLRIVLFYEKGLALSGIYVLVDLLFLGDIFVNLFFPESARTERRPPFRKEMILPYLKSWFVFDLIAAFPFELVAQKVIGIELTFHPYLFLLFGITRIVKVVRIPGIIRRLNLAFQPSPGVLRLGLLGFWITIVAHWFAVGWLYMDQLERMKTGWNEYIKALYWSVMTLATVGYGDVLPATTEQRIYSILVMMIGAAVYATIIGNVASILGNLDLERSARIKRMSQVDSFLKARNLSSDLRMKIREFYLYSIEKGFGQNEKELLSDLPIPLQREVKIQLHRELLEKVPFLKGAEPSFITTLVFSLKHQIFLPGDIIFRKGDIGHNLYILSEGTVEILGENDQEVIARAEGGQFFGELALITEERRSATVRSVGISQAYTLSKGDFLNALNDYPVFREAILTRVRNLKARTRTRKKRTAIVKVSKREKKN, encoded by the coding sequence TTGAGCCTTATTTATACCGAAAATAAAACCAGAATACTTTGGGATATTATAATATTCTTTTGTATTTTGTTTGCCGCCGTCGAGTCTCCGCTTCGAATCGTTCTCTTTTACGAAAAGGGGCTTGCTTTGAGCGGTATTTACGTTCTGGTCGACCTTCTGTTTTTAGGCGATATTTTCGTGAATTTATTCTTTCCCGAATCGGCGCGGACGGAACGGAGACCTCCTTTCCGAAAGGAGATGATTCTTCCTTATTTGAAAAGCTGGTTCGTTTTCGATTTGATCGCCGCGTTCCCTTTCGAATTGGTCGCTCAGAAAGTGATCGGTATCGAACTCACTTTTCATCCCTATTTGTTTCTTTTATTCGGGATCACTCGCATCGTTAAGGTGGTTCGGATTCCGGGAATCATTCGCAGGTTGAATCTCGCATTCCAGCCGTCGCCGGGAGTTCTTCGTTTAGGATTGCTCGGCTTTTGGATCACGATCGTCGCCCATTGGTTTGCGGTCGGTTGGCTCTATATGGACCAATTGGAAAGGATGAAAACCGGATGGAACGAATATATCAAAGCGCTGTATTGGTCCGTGATGACGCTCGCCACCGTAGGTTACGGTGACGTGCTTCCGGCAACTACAGAGCAGAGGATCTATTCGATTTTGGTGATGATGATCGGAGCGGCCGTATACGCCACGATCATCGGAAACGTGGCGAGTATTCTAGGGAATCTGGATTTGGAACGGTCCGCACGCATCAAAAGAATGTCGCAAGTGGATTCCTTTTTAAAGGCGAGAAATCTTTCCTCGGATTTAAGGATGAAAATCCGCGAGTTCTACCTTTACAGCATCGAGAAAGGTTTCGGTCAAAACGAAAAGGAATTGTTAAGCGACTTGCCCATTCCATTACAAAGGGAAGTCAAGATCCAACTTCATCGGGAACTTTTAGAAAAAGTTCCGTTTCTGAAGGGCGCGGAGCCTTCCTTCATCACCACGCTCGTGTTTTCCCTCAAACATCAGATTTTTCTTCCGGGCGATATTATATTCAGAAAAGGTGATATAGGTCATAACCTGTACATTCTGAGCGAGGGGACGGTTGAAATTCTCGGAGAAAACGATCAGGAAGTGATCGCGAGAGCCGAAGGCGGACAATTTTTCGGAGAGTTGGCTCTGATTACCGAGGAAAGAAGATCGGCTACGGTTCGATCCGTGGGAATTTCTCAGGCATACACTCTGAGTAAGGGTGATTTTCTAAACGCCTTGAACGATTATCCCGTATTTAGAGAGGCGATTCTTACGAGAGTTCGGAATCTAAAAGCACGGACACGGACGCGTAAAAAACGAACGGCTATCGTGAAGGTTTCAAAACGGGAAAAGAAGAATTGA
- a CDS encoding methyl-accepting chemotaxis protein yields the protein MNLLNRISIKTRLRFSFGAIIGVFILSSALIVYNTFTYRKAIRSMIDHSQPKFQLMNLTLEKLILAELTLSSKVSTIDSVLSAEEYKKVKVLIDEIRANLTRLNGYYLERTEVEKLNSLREGLNDLLRYTDTIHLLGMENRRQEAQILYVRGIHPLSASMRGVIKELIEFEALESRKSEETAEAQLTLSLYTISILSFLSLIAGVWFSRSIIQSVMFPLKKAIDFASEIQNGNLNNQIDIDSLDEMGELLEFLKRMETSLREIIIEARNSVESSERAGQEFAKVSQEFLQTSETQAFDSQKVADHIDRLSRLVEKNTQTILLSGEHLRNLEREIQRNLMSLASVTESLNSLTVRAKESSETALKGREKVDAVQKSFAEVKRTVQKIKGALVKIGEISTRTNMLALNAAIEAARAGEHGKGFSVVAEEVSQLAEHTMKNTREITELIEFTRTNIDSGNGEMDQFSDFFKIIQENAVNVAEFSLRLLDDMRVQESGLNQCSQRMHEVASNITDLESSSLENKSAYDSIQESVQKLSQGALQISSGSQAINEGAKKIDEQSTKVKRLMEKFTI from the coding sequence GTGAACCTACTCAATCGTATCAGTATCAAAACGAGACTGCGCTTCAGCTTCGGGGCGATCATCGGCGTATTCATTCTTTCGTCCGCGTTGATCGTCTACAATACGTTCACGTATCGAAAGGCGATTCGATCCATGATCGACCACTCTCAACCTAAGTTTCAGTTGATGAACCTGACCTTGGAAAAACTGATTCTCGCGGAACTTACGCTTTCTTCCAAAGTTTCCACGATCGACTCTGTCTTATCCGCAGAAGAATACAAGAAGGTGAAGGTTCTCATCGACGAGATCCGAGCGAACCTGACTCGTTTGAACGGTTATTATCTGGAAAGAACGGAAGTCGAAAAGTTGAATTCTTTGAGGGAAGGTTTGAACGATCTTCTGCGATACACGGATACGATTCATCTTCTCGGAATGGAAAACCGCAGACAGGAAGCTCAGATCCTTTACGTTCGGGGAATTCATCCTTTGAGCGCGTCGATGCGCGGCGTTATCAAGGAGCTGATCGAGTTCGAAGCCTTGGAATCGCGCAAAAGCGAGGAAACCGCGGAAGCACAACTAACGTTGTCCTTATATACGATCAGCATTCTTTCCTTTCTTTCCCTGATCGCAGGCGTGTGGTTTTCCAGATCCATCATTCAGTCCGTGATGTTTCCTTTAAAAAAGGCGATCGACTTCGCGTCCGAAATTCAAAACGGAAATCTGAACAATCAAATCGATATCGATAGTCTGGATGAAATGGGCGAGCTGCTCGAATTCTTGAAAAGAATGGAAACGTCTCTGCGCGAAATCATCATCGAAGCGCGCAACTCGGTCGAAAGTTCGGAGAGGGCCGGTCAGGAATTCGCGAAAGTTTCTCAGGAATTTTTACAAACATCGGAGACGCAGGCCTTCGATTCTCAAAAGGTGGCGGATCATATCGATCGCCTGAGTCGTTTGGTCGAAAAAAATACGCAGACGATTTTGCTTTCGGGAGAACATCTCCGCAACTTGGAACGGGAAATTCAAAGAAATCTAATGTCTTTGGCGAGCGTCACCGAGTCCCTAAACTCTTTGACCGTGCGCGCGAAGGAATCTTCCGAAACCGCTTTGAAAGGAAGGGAGAAGGTCGACGCGGTTCAGAAGTCGTTTGCCGAAGTCAAACGAACCGTACAAAAAATCAAGGGCGCGCTCGTCAAGATCGGAGAAATTTCCACAAGAACGAATATGCTTGCGCTCAACGCAGCGATCGAAGCGGCAAGAGCCGGAGAACACGGAAAAGGTTTTTCCGTCGTCGCGGAAGAGGTTTCTCAACTCGCCGAACATACGATGAAAAATACGAGAGAAATCACAGAACTGATCGAATTTACGCGGACGAATATCGATTCCGGAAACGGAGAGATGGATCAATTCTCCGATTTTTTCAAAATCATTCAAGAGAACGCCGTGAACGTAGCGGAGTTCAGTCTCCGTCTTTTGGACGACATGAGAGTCCAGGAGTCCGGTCTCAACCAATGTTCTCAAAGAATGCACGAAGTCGCATCGAATATTACGGATTTGGAATCCTCTTCTTTGGAAAATAAAAGCGCTTACGATTCGATTCAAGAATCGGTGCAAAAACTTTCTCAAGGCGCGCTTCAAATTTCTTCCGGTTCGCAGGCAATCAACGAGGGCGCGAAAAAGATAGACGAACAATCGACAAAGGTCAAACGACTGATGGAAAAATTTACGATCTGA
- a CDS encoding c-type cytochrome: protein MKVYSNILILLLLVSAHPGVNAENPKDKSVIRGSIVFRTYCVLCHGESADGKGRLATGKVPPPANLTITKLSDSQKEEIIRKGGAGVNRSPFMPPWKDELSEEQIKDVISYINYLSKNK from the coding sequence ATGAAAGTATATTCGAATATTTTGATATTATTGCTCCTTGTTTCCGCACATCCAGGAGTGAATGCGGAGAATCCCAAGGATAAATCCGTGATCCGAGGCAGCATCGTGTTCCGCACGTATTGCGTTTTGTGTCACGGTGAATCCGCGGACGGAAAGGGAAGACTCGCCACCGGCAAGGTTCCTCCCCCGGCAAACTTGACGATCACGAAGCTAAGCGATTCTCAAAAGGAAGAAATCATCCGAAAAGGCGGAGCGGGCGTGAACCGTTCTCCGTTTATGCCGCCTTGGAAGGACGAACTTTCGGAAGAGCAGATCAAAGACGTGATCTCGTATATCAATTATCTTTCCAAAAACAAGTAA
- a CDS encoding methylamine utilization protein — MSIRWSVVLFGLIFFAGTLSAAEHEVGQKNKNFTVESLKIKVGDIVSFPNYDSFYHNVYSLSPVKIFDLGSYAKGQTQKVKFEKAGKVTVQCAIHPDMKMTIDVQ; from the coding sequence ATGTCGATTCGATGGAGCGTTGTTCTGTTCGGTTTAATTTTTTTTGCGGGGACTTTGTCCGCAGCGGAACACGAAGTGGGACAAAAGAATAAAAATTTCACGGTGGAATCCCTTAAAATCAAAGTGGGGGATATCGTAAGTTTTCCGAATTACGATTCCTTTTACCACAACGTCTATTCTCTTTCTCCGGTTAAGATTTTCGACTTGGGATCGTACGCCAAAGGACAGACGCAAAAGGTGAAATTCGAAAAGGCCGGAAAGGTTACGGTTCAATGCGCGATTCATCCCGATATGAAGATGACGATCGACGTTCAATGA
- a CDS encoding cytochrome-c peroxidase, producing the protein MSKATDKPGETTANPAEAVAYPFPPDNQPTPDRILLGKTLFFDPILSGSNWISCATCHNPGLGWSDGLKTAVGHKMKVLGKNTPTILNGAFGNKMFWDGRADNLEAQALGPIASPDEMNQNLDEAVLELKNIQKYKDLFAKAYPGEGISANTIAKAIANFERTIISADSPFDRWKKGDADAISKSAQSGFALFNGKANCASCHQGDHFTDNGFHNIGLKSNRKDVGRFKIVPVKSMKGAFKTPTLRDVDFTGPYMHDGSYATLEEVVEHYDRGGDETSNLDPNMAPLKLNFQEKADLVAFMKSLTGKKRIISIPELPR; encoded by the coding sequence ATTTCTAAGGCGACGGATAAACCCGGTGAAACAACAGCGAATCCCGCAGAAGCCGTAGCCTATCCGTTCCCTCCGGACAATCAACCGACGCCCGATCGGATTCTTCTGGGGAAGACATTGTTTTTTGATCCGATTCTTTCCGGTTCCAACTGGATCAGTTGCGCGACTTGTCACAACCCGGGACTCGGTTGGTCGGACGGACTCAAAACCGCGGTCGGCCATAAAATGAAGGTTTTAGGAAAAAACACTCCGACCATTCTCAACGGGGCTTTCGGGAATAAGATGTTCTGGGACGGGCGCGCGGACAATCTCGAGGCGCAGGCCCTCGGTCCGATCGCTTCTCCCGATGAAATGAATCAGAATTTGGACGAAGCAGTATTAGAATTAAAGAATATTCAAAAATACAAGGACCTCTTTGCGAAGGCTTATCCGGGAGAAGGAATCAGCGCGAATACGATCGCCAAAGCGATCGCGAATTTCGAAAGAACGATCATCTCGGCCGATTCTCCCTTTGATCGTTGGAAAAAAGGGGATGCGGACGCGATCTCTAAATCGGCGCAAAGCGGTTTCGCGCTCTTTAACGGGAAGGCGAACTGTGCGTCCTGCCATCAAGGGGATCATTTTACGGACAACGGATTTCACAACATCGGTCTGAAATCGAATCGAAAGGATGTCGGAAGATTTAAGATCGTTCCGGTTAAATCCATGAAAGGCGCGTTTAAAACTCCCACATTGCGGGACGTCGATTTTACGGGGCCTTATATGCACGACGGAAGTTATGCGACCTTGGAAGAAGTCGTGGAGCACTACGATCGGGGAGGGGACGAAACGTCGAATCTCGATCCGAATATGGCCCCGCTCAAACTGAACTTTCAGGAAAAAGCGGACTTGGTCGCGTTTATGAAATCATTGACCGGGAAGAAACGGATCATCTCCATTCCCGAGTTGCCGAGATAA
- a CDS encoding cyclic nucleotide-binding domain-containing protein translates to MSLLNADSRLRILWDIVIFLCILYASIESPLRIVLTYEQGFAVNGLYVLVDLLYFGDILVNIFSPEYFRGKWIYIRREKIDRYLRTWFVFDLIAAFPFEIAAQKLFGIELNSHPYLFLLFGITRIVKVVRIPAILHRLNLAFKPAPGVLRLVLLGFWISIVAHWCAVGWLYMDDIVSAKTGWDEYVRALYWSVMTLATVGYGDVLPVTTNQRIYVILVMMLGAAVYATVIGNIASILGNLDLVRAAQLKRMSQVDSFLRTRNLPNFLRRKIRDYYMYIMERGFGENEKELLNDLPISLQREVKIHLHRELLETVPFLKGADPALVTNLVFSLKHHIFLPGDIVFHKGDIGHNLYILSEGKVEVLSGNDAEVIATLGEGQFFGELALVTEERRSATIRSVGISQMYTLSKQDFLQALDLYPAFRDAMLSGLKRLKLKWNGNSSSKTPKKKTTNRSKQKPKK, encoded by the coding sequence ATGAGTTTGCTGAATGCGGATAGCCGACTGCGAATCCTCTGGGACATCGTCATCTTTCTTTGCATCTTATATGCGTCGATAGAATCTCCGTTGCGGATCGTATTGACCTACGAACAAGGTTTTGCGGTGAACGGCCTGTATGTCCTGGTGGATCTTCTCTACTTCGGAGACATACTCGTAAACATATTCTCGCCCGAATATTTCCGCGGAAAATGGATTTATATCCGGCGTGAAAAGATCGATCGTTATCTTCGAACTTGGTTCGTCTTCGATCTTATCGCGGCGTTTCCGTTCGAGATCGCCGCACAAAAGCTGTTCGGAATCGAACTGAATTCTCATCCGTATCTTTTTCTTTTATTCGGGATCACGAGAATCGTGAAGGTCGTGCGGATTCCAGCGATTCTTCATCGACTCAATCTTGCATTCAAACCAGCGCCCGGAGTTTTGCGTTTGGTATTACTCGGATTTTGGATCAGCATCGTCGCCCATTGGTGCGCGGTGGGCTGGTTGTATATGGACGATATCGTTTCCGCAAAGACGGGTTGGGACGAGTATGTCAGAGCGCTTTATTGGTCCGTGATGACGCTCGCAACGGTCGGTTACGGAGACGTGCTACCGGTAACGACCAACCAAAGAATCTACGTTATTCTCGTCATGATGCTCGGAGCGGCCGTATACGCGACCGTCATCGGGAACATCGCGAGTATATTAGGAAATTTGGATTTAGTACGCGCGGCCCAGTTGAAACGGATGTCGCAGGTCGATTCCTTTTTGCGAACGAGAAATCTTCCTAATTTTCTCCGGAGAAAAATCCGCGACTATTACATGTATATCATGGAACGGGGATTCGGGGAGAATGAGAAAGAATTGTTAAACGACTTGCCGATTTCGCTGCAAAGAGAAGTGAAGATTCATCTCCATCGAGAGCTTCTGGAAACGGTTCCCTTTTTGAAGGGAGCCGATCCCGCTCTCGTTACAAATCTCGTGTTCTCCTTAAAACATCATATCTTTTTACCGGGTGACATCGTATTTCACAAAGGAGATATCGGTCATAATCTCTACATTCTGAGCGAAGGAAAGGTGGAAGTTCTTTCCGGGAATGACGCGGAAGTGATCGCAACGCTGGGGGAAGGACAGTTTTTCGGAGAATTGGCTTTGGTCACGGAAGAACGCAGATCCGCAACGATACGCTCCGTCGGAATCTCCCAGATGTACACTCTGAGCAAACAGGATTTTTTACAGGCTTTAGACTTATATCCGGCCTTTCGAGACGCGATGTTGTCCGGATTAAAGCGGCTGAAACTCAAATGGAACGGAAACTCTTCTTCCAAAACGCCGAAGAAAAAAACGACAAACCGATCGAAACAAAAACCTAAGAAATAA
- the purQ gene encoding phosphoribosylformylglycinamidine synthase subunit PurQ, translated as MKVAVITFPGSNCDADIYRVLRDQYNAEVDRVWHRDQLDKKYELVILPGGFSYGDYLRSGAMAGFSPVMTSVKEHVDKGGKLFGICNGFQILTEAEFLPGALTRNKTLKYICKTVTLKKGSANNPITTSLDASKELRIPIAHADGCYYATSDVLKQLDDEGRILFRYYGENPNGSLDAIAGITSKNFKIAGMMPHPERAMNPITGEVDGKVVLDLILGA; from the coding sequence ATGAAAGTTGCGGTCATTACGTTTCCCGGTTCCAACTGCGACGCGGACATCTACCGCGTTTTGAGAGATCAATACAACGCCGAAGTCGACCGCGTTTGGCACAGGGATCAACTCGATAAGAAATACGAACTCGTGATCCTTCCCGGAGGATTTTCTTACGGAGATTATCTCCGCTCCGGTGCGATGGCCGGTTTTTCTCCCGTGATGACGTCGGTGAAGGAACACGTGGATAAGGGCGGAAAACTGTTCGGGATCTGCAACGGATTTCAAATATTAACCGAAGCGGAATTTCTTCCGGGCGCTCTCACAAGAAACAAAACCCTGAAATACATCTGCAAAACCGTGACCTTGAAAAAAGGTTCTGCAAACAACCCGATCACGACTTCCTTGGACGCTTCGAAAGAATTGAGAATTCCGATTGCACACGCGGACGGTTGTTATTATGCGACATCCGATGTTCTCAAACAATTGGACGACGAGGGAAGAATTCTGTTCCGTTATTACGGTGAAAATCCGAACGGTTCTCTCGACGCGATCGCCGGAATCACTTCTAAGAATTTCAAGATCGCCGGTATGATGCCTCACCCCGAGCGCGCCATGAATCCGATCACCGGAGAAGTGGACGGCAAGGTCGTTCTGGATCTGATCCTCGGCGCTTGA
- the purS gene encoding phosphoribosylformylglycinamidine synthase subunit PurS, whose protein sequence is MYIAKIQVVLKESVLDPQGSTVKKVLSEVGEKSVQDVRVGKYIELKIDAPNEDAARKDVERLCDKILVNHVIETYSANIQKL, encoded by the coding sequence ATGTACATCGCAAAAATCCAAGTAGTCCTCAAAGAATCCGTTCTCGACCCTCAGGGAAGCACGGTGAAAAAAGTTCTTTCCGAAGTCGGCGAAAAATCGGTGCAAGACGTGAGAGTCGGAAAATATATCGAACTCAAGATCGACGCTCCGAACGAAGACGCCGCGAGAAAGGACGTGGAAAGACTTTGCGATAAGATTCTCGTAAATCACGTTATAGAAACATATTCTGCGAATATTCAAAAACTATGA